A region of Salvia splendens isolate huo1 chromosome 17, SspV2, whole genome shotgun sequence DNA encodes the following proteins:
- the LOC121774485 gene encoding protein FAR1-RELATED SEQUENCE 5-like has protein sequence MEEVRVVHACSDQLNPVVGQRFQSLEFAIAFYDVYTRVVGFDTSKQGVRKVDEVTTWYYVVCNREGHKKSIHDDQLNARSGFSMKRQRLSKRCGCKASISFKYFSDNGHPGYMKFILDCSKANIGPTLTFKVLKETLGGFDLVGCTVGDIRNASRDIKAYAHGFDVQMVLDDMAKKKEMSESYTYHYEVNENNQLVALFWCDGLMKRNYHMFGDIVAFDTTYNTNRYCMIFCPFTGKDNHGSPVTFAVGLLCNEKTGAFGWLFRRFVECMGIAPKMIVTDQDNGMRSAIEEVLVGTRHRWCMWHIMHKLSTKIPNRLLRDEAFKKEFSACVWSDLLEPDEFEEEWKRVVESHGLEDFDWFNSLYEHRHFWIPTYFRDFPMGSMIRTTSISESENSFYKRFLKPRANIAEFYMNFNHAVEFQRNSRTALDYHDATALPILATTLPFEKHASTLYTDTMFRKIQEEIVEGNDRCRVLGFSSTEFVDTYKPGDSNRKSYLVTHDRSAESYYCECKLFGRHGYLCRHIFFIFRNNELKKIPEKYCQSRWVKTPLAKAVHGEIHDDIPTRSAVDDRQAVSKQGISMFYGFLRRFEEDIDLLRAFVGGVEELGKSLQAGNPTTSAIEKRRMIEEFYGMVRPEVEVHPPDVVKTKGQASSSKSRLISKGEKALKDASRPQRRCKACDEMGHHDSRNCPRLKEMEMEKELGKGKSTM, from the exons atggaagaag TTAGGGTTGTGCATGCCTGTTCTGATCAATTAAATCCTGTTGTTggtcagaggttccaatcaTTAGAGTTTGCAATCGCGTTTTATGATGTGTATACTAGGGTCGTTGGGTTTGACACGAGCAAACAAGGTGTGAGGAAGGTGGACGAAGTTACAACGTGGTATTACGTCGTATGCAATAGGGAGGGCCATAAGAAGTCCATCCACGATGACCAGTTGAATGCACGTTCCGGTTTCTCAATGAAGCGCCAACGCTTATCGAAGAGATGTGGCTGTAAAGCTAGTATTTCCTTCAAGTATTTCTCTGATAATGGACATCCAGGTTATATG AAATTCATACTTGATTGTTCAAAAGCGAATATTGGACCCACATTGACATTTAAGGTATTGAAAGAAACTCTCGGTGGCTTTGACCTCGTTGGTTGTACGGTCGGTGACATCAGGAATGCGTCACGCGACATTAAAGCATATGCGCATGGGTTCGATGTGCAAATGGTATTGGACGACATGGCGAAAAAGAAGGAGATGTCTGAGTCGTACACATATCATTATGAGGTTAATGAAAACAACCAGTTGGTTGCGTTGTTTTGGTGTGACGGCTTAATGAAAAGGAATTACCATATGTTCGGTGACATTGTAGCCTTCGACACCACCTATAACACAAACAG GTATTGCATGATATTCTGTCCTTTCACGGGAAAGGACAATCATGGAAGCCCTGTAACCTTTGCGGTTGGCTTGTTATGCAATGAGAAAACAGGGGCGTTCGGATGGTTGTTTAGACGTTTTGTTGAATGCATGGGCATAGCACCGAAGATGATCGTGACAGATCAAGACAATGGAATGAGATCAGCCATCGAAGAGGTTCTGGTTGGCACGCGTCACCGATGGTGTATGTGGCACATAATGCACAAGTTGTCCACCAAGATCCCAAATAGGTTGCTCAGGGATGAAGCTTTCAAGAAGGAATTTAGTGCATGTGTTTGGTCTGATCTGCTTGAGCCTGACGAATTTGAAGAGGAGTGGAAAAGAGTGGTGGAAAGTCATGGGTTGGAAGACTTTGACTGGTTTAACTCATTGTACGAACACAGGCATTTCTGGATACCGACGTATTTTAGAGATTTTCCAATGGGTTCGATGATTAGGACAACATCCATTTCCGAATCGGAGAACAGTTTCTACAAAAGATTTCTGAAGCCCCGTGCGAACATAGCCGAGTTCTACATGAATTTCAACCATGCTGTTGAGTTTCAGCGTAACAGTAGGACGGCGTTAGACTACCACGATGCCACTGCTTTGCCCATTTTGGCGACTACATTGCCGTTTGAGAAACATGCTTCGACGCTTTACACGGATACGATGTTCAGGAAAATACAGGAAGAAATCGTTGAGGGTAATGATAGATGTCGCGTGCTAGGATTTTCTTCGACTGAATTTGTTGACACCTACAAGCCTGGGGATAGCAATCGCAAATCGTATTTGGTGACTCATGATAGGAGTGCTGAGTCATATTATTGCGAATGCAAACTATTTGGTAGGCATGGATATTTGTGCAgacatatttttttcattttcaggaACAATGAGTTGAAGAAAATACCAGAAAAATACTGCCAAAGTAGATGGGTGAAGACTCCGCTAGCCAAGGCGGTCCATGGGGAAATTCATGATGACATACCTACCAGATCTGCTGTTGACGATAGGCAAGCAGTGTCAAAGCAAGGCATTTCTATGTTCTATGGTTTCCTCCGGCGGTTTGAGGAAGACATTGATTTGCTACGGGCATTTGTAGGCGGCGTTGAAGAACTTGGTAAATCTCTGCAAGCTGGGAATCCGACAACGTCAGCAATTGAAAAAAGGCGAATGATTGAAGAGTTCTATGGCATGGTGCGGCCTGAAGTTGAGGTTCATCCTCCAGATGTGGTCAAGACCAAGGGGCAAGCTAGCAGCTCAAAGAGCCGACTGATTTCGAAAGGGGAAAAGGCTCTAAAGGATGCTAGTCGGCCTCAAAGACGGTGTAAGGCTTGCGATGAGATGGGCCACCATGACTCCAGAAATTGTCCTAGACTTaaagagatggagatggagaaagAGTTGGGGAAGGGCAAGAGTACGATGTGA